The Quercus lobata isolate SW786 chromosome 4, ValleyOak3.0 Primary Assembly, whole genome shotgun sequence genome segment GGGCTGGTCAAGACAATAATGATGATGACAGGGACTTGAAGAAGGAGAGCGAGTCAAATGGTCGTAAAGAGGGAAGGATTCCATTGCCATGGGAGTTGCTACAACCTGTATTGAGAATTCTTGGTCACTGCCTTATGGGGAACACGAAAAACAAAGAACTGTTTGATGCGGCATGGACAGCATGTAATAGTTTGTATGCAAGGTCTATGCATGATATCAATCCTAAGGCACTTTTGGCCACTGGGAGTTTGCTTAAGCTTGGCAAGAAGGCTATGGAGCCTTCGGAAGATTTAGATCCAACTGAACTACGAAAGTCTAATGTCCTTGTCATCTAAGATATATACTCCTATCATAGCATATATCCTTCCCCATAAGAATCCATTTTACAAATACTTGTGAGATTATatgtgaaattttgtttgttctaGTAAAATTGTGCTATTTTTTATCAAAGCTTTTGGGTAATGGCTAGTGCACACTTACTATTTTTCACAAAGTACGCACACTCATTTTTTTGCACTAAATTCGTGACTTGCAATGGTGTGTGAGAAATAAACACCGCtctaaattttttctatttatccGCATGAGTTAATACTGACTGTCCAATATGAGCAATATTCCATGTTGGATAGGTTAGAATTGTAGAATTATACACGGCATATTGGACCTAgacctttcttcttcttttgcccATTCCTtacttctctctctatcttccTCCCCTTCTAAACAACTTTTAATAGGTTTCTCTATGAATCTTCATCTATACCTCCAAATTTAGCACCCAACTTTATACTTGGGTTAGATAAGATCCTTTTGTCAATATATCCCATAAACTCACGCTCTATGAGATTAAGTATTAAGCATTCTTCCCCCTCACAAGTATTAAGCATTCTTAATTTTCCCGTTTTCACTCAACCCCTTTAAATCAAACCAGCTAATTAATTTCATGCCACGTGTCACACTTGATGCATTTAGATGCACATCATGATACATATGCTCTCAACCAAATGCTAATTTAATTCATTTTGATTTGAATATCATTTCAAGAGAGAGTCAAAATTATGTAATGTTTAGTAATGGACCTCATGGGCTGTCTACCTCCTCCTTCACGCGTGGTCCAATTTAATTAACTACTTGAACTTAGAGATTGAGGAATTGGTAAAATTGGTACGTAGTAGGCCGAACGACAAATTGTAATTCATAGTTTGTTCTTGTACTCCAACGTTAATCAAAAGGTAGAAATACTATAATCATTAATCAATATGCCatgaatgtgtgtgtatatatatatatatatgtgtgtgtgtgtccatTGTCCATGGGGTTGGGGCAACTCAACTCTCCCTCTTGACCAGTTGATTCTACTATTGAATTGCAAATAAGTTAATAGATTGAAAAGCAACACTTCACCCATCCAAGATTGGCTCTATTATGCAGCCGCTATTCACATTATTATCACtttcacaattaaaaaaataatataacaaaaacATAGAACTTAAGatctaaaaagaatatttgtaGATATTATGGAAGTTACTTATGCTTTGACTCAGTAACTTCATGAAAATACTTAATTACGAAAGAAAAATCCTAACATCACTTATAGACCCAAGATCTATGTGGTAAACACCTAATGTGAGGCTAAGTACACACGTGCACAATACACATCCAAATAATTCAATCCAATCAAATGTGCACAAAGAAACATGTATATCATGACAGCATTGTTGTCCTAACTTCAAACTGACATATCTTACCcattaaaaatccaaattatgtTAAAGTTTTGCATATTTTGAAGCCTTAGATATCTTATTAATGGAACAATTCTTACAAAAATTGGTTGAGCTTCAAGAGATATTGTTCTTAAAAGTGAACAAATGTTCAACAATGTAATTGAACTGATTTTGAACATTTTTGAGTTGTGGTTATTttcgaattattaaaaatacttaattaCCCAAACTTCCTTATTAAGGACTGATGACTTAAGTTATACTAGGATACAAAATAGGATGTCTATAGGTAGGTACTCCTCCTTCCCCAAAGAGTGAGGTGTCCTTAGGACCCTATAGTCAACTCCCTTGTATATAGTCCATTTTCCTTTCCTATTTGGGATTCAAATAAATATACTAATTTTATCTATAATCAAATAGGCACTTTAGGATTTCTAACTTTTTATTAGGGAAACATAGGTacttttgagttattttttcattcattccttaATAATTTAAAGCAAATATACTATTCTTATTAAGTATATTCAAATTAGCTCAAGAGCAGACGTCACACATTATGAAAatctaaacaaataaaataataatcttcttatgaaaaagaaaatgtcctAACTCAGACACACCCCAAAGAACATACTAGTCCTACTTTTATTTTGGTCCAAAGTTAGCCACCCAAACAATTATCAAAACCATTTTTCCCGCagttaattataaaaattaaaaaaaaaaaaaatttctttgaaacAGTTAGTATAAAAACTGAGCAAATTCAATGAATAATCAGCAGACTTGAATTTAGCACGCATGCAGGCAAAGCAGTTACGCATGTCTTACGTTGTCCTCAACGTGCAACTCTGCCACGTATATCACCAAAGGTGGCCAGTGACAACCTCTGTGTTTGTCTGTATGTTACACTGTTACACTTCTTAACTTACAAAGCGAGAGATCTCTCTAACTGTGTGTGTGATtgtgaaagtgaaaaaaaaaaagaaaaaaaatgaacccCCATAGTCTGTTTGCTTCGGCAGCCATTAACATAGGCTTGGCCTTAGTGACTCTCACCCTCTTTTCCATCTTCAAGAAACAGCCCTCATTCGCTCCCATATACTACGCTCGTCGCCTCTCCAATGGCCAACAGattcacttccatgatcaaaCCTTCTCTTTCCGTCGCTTCCTCCCTTCTGTCTCTTGGATTCCTCGCGCTTTTCGCGTCACTGAAGATGAAATTCTCGACTCCAGTGGCCTTGACGCTCTTGTCATCATCAGACTCTTCAAGTTCGGGTCAGTTTTTATATGTTTCTGAATATGTTTGCTTTTTTATAAACTCTCATTTACTTAGTActgctttattttgtttatacaATTCAGTTTTGTGGGGTTTCTTTGGATTTCAGACTGTGAAGATATTATGGGAAAAAATAGCTAACCTTAAGTTTTTTGTTCAAGGTTGATTTTCacaatgtgtgtgtatatatatatatatatatgaaaggaaGGGAGGCACTAGTTTAGTTTTGGGTGGTTGGAATATTTTTgggttctatatatataaatgatatgCAAACAATGGTTGGGTCaatgttgtttgttttaaaACTTGAAGTGGTCAATGTGTAAAATTGGAGGGTATAAAGCTTTGACACTAAACTGTTTCATTTATTGAACCAATGAGATCTCTACTGATTGTTAAGCATATGTTAAACAATAAAGATTTCTGGATCTTTCGGGGTAATCTCAATTCATTGGAGTTGGAACGAAAATCTATACTTatgttgttgattttgttttaagcccaaaaggaaaagaaaaagaaaagcttatATTTTAAGGGCACATTACTGATTATTGTGTACTTGTTAGTGTACATCGTTTGTACACACCACCCATTTCATGTGTTACATGTGGATATGCTTAAAAATGTGGAAGTTTGTGTGAAATTATGGATATTGTGTGCAAGGAGTGTACCCTAAGGAGTGTGTAAGAATATTTACCACTATTTCAATGGCTCTCCTAAAATAAATCCTTTGTTATTTTCATGTCATGCTCCATACTTGCGATTTGAATCACTGAATGATGAATATTTTCTGAATTACAAATGTTTCAACATGCTCATGTCTGAAGTGTGAACTTCCTTTCCTGTACTACAGAACAGAAATCTGATTGGCTgcattttaaagaaaatgtgTCAAATCTTGAgtattataagtttataactaGAGTTATTCTATGTGTTCAGTTTTATGGGGTGTGTTTTTACTTGAGCAAACCCTTTTGGGCAGAACATTCAAGAAATTAATGCAGTTAGTTCTAAGAAATTAATGATGGGATATTTCTGTAATGACTTATGAAAAATGATTTAGCATATCAACAATGCTATGTACACTCTAGTTACAAATTTTGTTGATAATGATGCTCTTAGATTTTCATTATTCTAATTGTACTTGTTTTGCagtatcaaattttttgttgtatgcTCTCTTGTGGGGTTGGTGGTACTTCTCCCAGTAAATTATAATGGCCAGGATGTACCATACCAGAGCTATCACTCCTTGGATTCTTTTTCAATATCTAACATTACTCCTGGTTCTAACAGGTGAGACTCTCTTAACCTTGCACACAAAACATTTACAAAGACTGGCATGAAGTAAATTTTGCACATcttgctataattttttttccatgttatTTTCAGATTTCAGTTCCAACTCTAAAACATAAGAACCTGTGGCTATCATTGTTAACTCTGGCTATTGATCCTAAAATGTTgggagtttttaaaaaaaataataaataaataaatcttattctccaggatgatgttttgatattttatgttcaagagaaacaaataaggaCACAAATTTGCGGATTAATGCCAAATATGCAAGATGATtttgttaaattgacttaaatAAATGGATTCAATAATTTACTGATTGATGTTATCTCACTTCTAATGTTAGATGAAACATTTTGTGGCATTTTGTACCTGATATGGACAGTTGGATATTGTTGACCATGTAATGCTCAGCAGAGAAATTCTTTTACGATACCATTGTAAGTGGCGAATTAATGATTGCCATTTTCctttaaatgaaattttgtgAATGCAAGTTTTAAGAGTAATTCTGTGTCATCCAGAACCAAACTCTCTGGTTTCAGATTATTTAtgaatttactaaaaaaatatggtTTTACCTTagcaagaaataaaaataaaaagtttaattgTGCTTCTAGTACCAAGAAGCTACCTCCATGTTTTAATTCATAACGCCTATATGCATGGTGTTAAAGTGCATATATGTattcaaacacaactagaaaACATAAATGCTTGTATCATGCAGGCTTTGGgtgcatttttcatgcttgTGGATTTTATCTTTCTACGGCTTATACCTACTATATCAGGTGAGTTTTTCAGTTAGATATCTAGCTATATAATTAGTAGTTTACTCCACAAAAACACTTAATGCATGGTATTTTGGATTGGAGGAATGCTGCTGACAGTCACTGCATAAGCAACACTCACTCTTTGTATTAAGTGAACATTACAGGTGacttcctattttttttttttcacctcaGGAATATGatgaaattttggttaaaaggatTCAACAACTTCAGAAGATTAGGCATCGACCTGACCAGTTTACTATTCTTGTTCAGGAAATTCCCATTTGCTCAGAACACAAGGCTCGTGGGTGTTCTGTTGATCACTTCTTCTCTAAACATTATCCATACAGTTATCATTCTTATCAAATGGTATACAAAGAAAAAGATCTTGAAGTGTTGTTGGTAAGTTTTGAATGGTTTGAAGGTGCTAATTATTGAACATCCATGTTATTAGCTATGTCAGTATTTGCTGCATTTGCCTTCAGTTGTCC includes the following:
- the LOC115984641 gene encoding CSC1-like protein At3g54510, with translation MNPHSLFASAAINIGLALVTLTLFSIFKKQPSFAPIYYARRLSNGQQIHFHDQTFSFRRFLPSVSWIPRAFRVTEDEILDSSGLDALVIIRLFKFGIKFFVVCSLVGLVVLLPVNYNGQDVPYQSYHSLDSFSISNITPGSNRLWVHFSCLWILSFYGLYLLYQEYDEILVKRIQQLQKIRHRPDQFTILVQEIPICSEHKARGCSVDHFFSKHYPYSYHSYQMVYKEKDLEVLLILLNVEPGRIYFKKDRGLEREAHS